The Apostichopus japonicus isolate 1M-3 chromosome 20, ASM3797524v1, whole genome shotgun sequence nucleotide sequence tcaaaggctaaatgacaagtaagagtaacagaagggacaaaaacaagcacagaatacagacaggttaatgagcatggtgaacacaaagagatagatggaaggggattagtagacacgggatggagagaagaaaccaacagggcaagaggagaggtaggagataaacattTAGAAACCTGACGTAGAAGGTATGAAGTGCAGCTGCGATATGCAGATgtcacaaatatgaaaaaataagatgaaaagtttttctttttacGGTGCCCTTGATTTTGACTTGCTTTTATAGAAGCTCATGAAAGGTTTTTTAGGTTCAGtgcttgcaattttttttttcttccaccAGAAACCAACTGAGAGAAAGTCTTaaagtttaattttctttataaacAGCCCTAGAATACTCATTTGTATAAAAGTTGCAGGTACCATTAAATTTTTGATCGGTTTATAATAGAAACAGTCGTAACGTTTCATTGGATAAGTTTACAACCAACAGCTGCTATGCTGCAGATATACAACATACGGTTGATAGTTGAAATAGTCAGTACAATAAGTAGAGTGTTTCTGTGAAATGATCACGTTTCCATGCTTGACTCTAACCGCTCTAATACGCAGTCAGACTGCCGCTAACGCTTGTTGCCACAGTAACTGTCACTAACGCTTGTTGCCATAGTAACCAGCATTCCCATTTTTCCATCGAACTGATACAGAAGACTGATGCACGTGCAGAGCGCAGATGAGTTTTACAGTCGCATGGGAAACCTAACTAACAAGATGCTGAGAGGACAGACCCTGGATGAAGATGATTTAATCCAGGTATGAGGAAGACCTAGCTGGTGTGAACCCAAacccatgcatgcatgcaatATACCTCGACTGCTCTTATCTTATCTTGCATTTTTTGCATCTTGTAAAATTTGGTAAACTTTCAAATTTAGTCAAAAACTAACAATTCCATATTATATCTGTATTGGATGAAATGGATAAATACTCTCTCACACTGTAGGAGCAGTCAAGTGATTGCATCACTTAGATCTCTGAAGAGTATCCAATTATGAGTTACTATTACCTGGTTTTTGGTAAGATGGGCAAAAAATACAGAGCTGCTCTGTAAAAGAGATATTGGATTTAAACTTGAAGttgtggaaaaaaattgtaactCCACCACCCAAATTACATGACAGAATAAGTGACcttttgttattatatttcagTCAATACCTTTGTTGTCccaaattatgtaaatattgtattctTAAAAATTGCAGTACTAAGTTTGAGTTTAATGAACCCCATTTAGAAAgtttatatgttttataatatcacaaatcaaatatGTGCATATTTACCAATATTTCTTTGACAAACTTGGGAATATCGAGTTGTGTTAAAAGCCTCAAATCGGGCAATGGAATATGAAATATCTGCTTAATTGTAGTGCAACACACCCACCCCATCAGTAAAATCTCCCCCCTCCTCAGTTTTGGCAGCTTAACTAACCGTGTTTGTTGCTTCGTAATGGTTTGAACGTCGGAGTTGATACCTCTTAGGTTGAAAAGTTAATAACGTTTCATCAAGCTCAAGATTTGTATCGATGCAGGTCGTTTCCAAAAATGTATCTTGTATCTCGATCGGGGAACCTGTAGGTTTAACTTGCTAAATGAGATGATTTGTGGACTTTCTCCGCAGACGATATACTCGATGGCGCCATTTCCATTCCCTCATCTGAACGAGATCAGAGAGAAGTATATGTTCAGCATTACGCCGTTCTCACCTTTGGGATCCCTGGAGAAGTCCGAGAAGGAGGTCGAGCCGAGTATGGTCAAGAAGGACAAAGGTCGTCAGAGTGACGATGAGGTCGACTTTGATGAAGATGACCTCCAAGCCATGACTTGCTTCACAGGATTCTTTCCAATGCCGATATCACCTCAGAGGGCTCGCATTGAAATGGGTGAGACATTTGAACTTTTGACCTTCCATACAGCACTTAAATATCAAAAGCTTGCCCATCACAAGCTATGTATTTGCCACCCTGTTTTAGTCAATCTAACTCCTTCCCACTCTCGTTATAGTTAAGAAATCACTTAATAGTCAAGAAAAGGACAAACTTTTACCTATTTAGTGTCACAAAGTTACCTTTTCAGCAAAGTGTGCCTTGGGCACTCAGGGTAACATGGGATAACAAAATTTCATAATAAACTAAAGGAATAAAAAAGACATCAAATGCAGGCCTGGTGATGTACTTGTCCCATGGGCCTCAACATGGCTTACAATACACTTGCTCACATCCATCATCCtctcttttccttttccttaCCCACCACCTGTACTCCTTCCCACCCTTATTCCTTCTCACCATTAGTCCTTTCCTCCCTTACTCCTTCCCACCCTTATTCCTTCTCACCATTAGTCCTTTCCTCCCATACTCCTTCCCACCCTTATTCCTTCTCACCATTAGTCCTTTCCTCCCTTACTCCTTCCCACCCTTATTCCTTCTCACCATTAGTCCTTTCCTCCCCTACTCCTTCCCACCCTTATTCCTTCTCACCATTAGTCCTTTCCTCCCATACTCCTTCCCACCCTTATTCCTTCTCACCATTAGTCCTTTCCTCCCTTACTCCTTCCCACCCTTATTCCTTCTCACCATTAGTCCTTTCCTCCCTTACTCCTTCCCACCCTTATTCCTTCTCACCATTAGTCCTTTCCTCCCATACTCCTTCCCACCCTTATTCCTTCTCACCATTAGTCCTTTCCTCCCTTACTCCTTCCCACCCTTATTCCTTCTCACCATTAGTCCTTTCCTCCCATACTCCTTCCCACCCTTATTCCTTCTCACCATTAGTCCTTTCCTCCCATACTCCTTCCCACCCTTATTCCTTCTCACCATTAGTCCTTTCCTCCCTTACTCCTTCCCACCCTTATTCCTTCTCACCATTAGTCCTTTCCTCCCTTACTCCTTCCCACCCTTATTCCTTCTCACCATTAGTCCTTTCCTCCCTTACTCCTTCCCACCCTTATTCCTTCTCACCATTAGTCCTTTCCTCCCATACTCCTTCCCACCCTTATTCCTTCTCACCATTAGTCCTTTCCTCCCTTACTCCTTCCCACCCTTATTCCTTCTCACCATTAGTCCTTTCCTCCCTTACTCCTTCCCACCCTTATTCCTTCTCACCATTAGTCCTTTCCTCCCTTACTTCTTCCCACCCTTCCTTCTTTCCTCTCTGTGAATTAATCTATTCTCTTCCAATGATGGTGATGGACTTATTCATCTCCTTCATCAGGTGACAGAAGTAATTCCTGCAACGATATTACCAGCGTCAGTCCTGGAGCCTTTGGCATGACCCCAGACGACCTGAGCAGCCAACAATCTGCGGCCATGTTGGAACGGATGAACCTGGACATACAATCACTGAAGAAGCAGTACTGGAGAATACAAAGGAAGCAAATGAGAGCTCATGTCGTTTATGCTCCTGGAAGCAAGAGTCAGGCCAGGACACCAGGTAAGATTCATGTATGGAGCATAGTCATAGCAGAAGAGAGTTGAACCTgatgggaagggggagggtaaGGTTGGGTTGGGGGAAAGCATCGGGTCAAGGTCTATTATGCAAGTTTGTATTCTCCTTCCATAGGCTGGTTGCATCCACTTGATCACTCCCCTGCAGTTATAATACTAAGGTAATCAAATTGATTTTCATGATCAAATGATTTTGGAATGGCAAACTGTAGATTTTTCCTACATGAATAAAGCCCCCATTTGGCTGACCAGTGCCAGTACCTTTACCTGCAAGACCATTACACTTTAATATCGCCAAAGAATCGAATACTTGCTCATACCTTTTGTTCTGAGTTTTCCTATCAATTGTTTCTTACTTTCCCTCGACAGCTTCTGGaagtaaacaaagaaagaagaagaagaagacccCAGTGGCCGCTGCAGCGATCGATTCCCCGGCCGTAATCAACCATCTCTTAATTGGAAAACATGGTCTGGGGGATAAGAATGCAAAAGTGACCCTCGGACCGCAGATAGCCCCTCCCCAAATACAGAACTATGACCATGAGGAGAAGAAGCACAACAGGACACACATAAACGTGAAACCCAACGTCACCAAGACCCCTAAAAGCTTTAACGGGCAAAGAACTCCCAAACAGACGACAAAGTTGAGTCCAGCAGAAGTCCACGAAACTAGTTGGATGCAACCACCTACCAAAGACCGATCAGTGGCTGGAAGGGGAGGGCAGCAGGGGGAGAAAGAATCTTCTctagaacaagaaaaaaactggCCACCACCGTCAAAAGATCAGCTGGTCTTAGCAGAAAGAGGGCATGATTTCAGTGGTGATCAGAAAAGAAACACTACAAGAAAAGGAAACCAAAAACATGGCAAGGAGAGGAAAAAGGCATCTTCAGCTAAGGATTGGGAGGACATCGACCTGTCTGGGTCGGATTCAGACTCCAATGCTCCTGATCTGATCGATTTTGGAGATCGACGGAGAAGGGATGACTCTCGCAGGGTTCAAAGGTCGCTCAGTGAGAAGGGTCCAAGTTTAGAGGGGGCTATCGTTCATCCAGAGATTGACGATTCTCAGAGGAATTCCTCCAGAGATGGAGAGAGTGCCACACCATCCTCCGTAGCGAATTCTTTCGCAGATTCCCCGGAATTGCGACAAGACCGAATTTCGTCCATCTCGGAAATCGAAGAAGAAGGCGGGAAGAGGACGGTGAGCGAACTCACGACGGAATTTAATTTTGCTTTTGAGGCTTTCAAGCCGGAGACCCCTAAAGCGACAGAGTCTCTGGCGCCCTCACTGGAGAACGGACATTGCGTGGGGTCGAAGAAGCCATGGTTGGTCAAGTCCTCAAATTGTGATCCGAATCATGAGCCAAGTAGTCAGCATCTTGCAATGCATTCTGGGAGGCTACGATCTTCAAGTAGCGTTTCCACTGACTCACATTCCCCTACCACACCGACCAGCGAAGTATTTAATCCATTCCCAGTGAGAAAACTCAAAAGTAACGAAGAGAGTATGAAGCGAAAAGCCAAACTAGGACTTCTCCATGTTAACTGATTTTCAGGTATTGGGTTAAATAGAATGATGGTTTATGAGAGATATGTACAACATTTTGCAaatattctgtgaaaattatggcctctatttattaaatattaccCATACCTTCCTAGTTTCTTTAGTAACCTTGAACTTTTTATTTAATGAGGATAGTGTCTACAACCAAAGCTTAGTGGTGTAACTATAATATGAAGCTaaaatatgaaggaaaaaaaaaggaaattatcaGTGGCTAGTTATAATTAAATTAAGTGTAAATTAATTAAGTATAAATGTAATTGGTTGTTCGAGTGAGGTATTAAATTTGCTGAATCAGAGTGGTCTGTTGTTCTTTGTGAGTTGGTACTTCAATTCAGATGTGAAAAATTTTGTCAACCTGTTGTGTTTATCTGAGACATACCCCCAGTGTCATTGTTGTAAATAAGTCTTTGTTCCGAATGCAAATATGCTTCTCGAAATGTCAAGGAAGCGACAGAATGAGATGATTTACAAATACATTTGAATGATAAAAAGCTTTGAACAGTACTAGCTTGAAGTATGctagaaaacataaaaaaatatatgtttaattattTCAAGTTCATTTCAAATGGTTTAGGTCAAGTTCGTTTCAAATGGTTTCATGTCATTATCTAGTTTGTGCTTAGTCACTAAGTAGGTAAACTCTATGTTTACAATTCATATTGGAGACATTTATTTAGACTGaaatacttttattttatattataatgaGATTACTCCATCAAAGACTTTTTCAacacttttttcttcctttttttggtaATGGAAAAGATTTGTAGGGAGGGATTGGCCAACTTTTAAACCTTGGATGTCACTCCTTGAGGAAACCAGAAATTTGTCAAACATCTTTAACAGCCCATTTCTTCCATAGagtttaataacaataatataattgATCTTGgttttattcttattattatcatttttttggATCATTTGTagttgaaaaagtaaaaaagttgTGTGATCAGTATTAACACACTGGTGCAAAAACATTGAAAGAGTTTATTGCTTGTAAAGTCCAGattatttatgaaatatgaaagaatGTCTCTTATCTTTCTTTGCGATATTGACATGACTTTTGTAAGTTTCCACCTGGGTAGGTTTGTTAAAACATATTGATCTTCTCCGTACATCAAATATTTTAAGATGAATATGAATgaaggcagtggcggagctaggggtattggtcaggggggggcgagaatggtccgtaggggcgctttcgacattatctaagctgagcgccaccacaggttggcgcggagcgtacagaatttttttttgagtaaagatactccctagatcgccggaaatgaccctttccgggccttgctaatttgcagataaacgaagaataaatagctgttagagccattttgtcagaaaattacaccaacaaaatgtgacaaatgtcaataggtagatgaaaagcgccataaaaaagtcaataatcacgaataagttaaaagtggtaaaaagctgaaaagggcgccagcagtccatttgagtccgtcaggggggtatggacgctccgccacagAATGAAGGCATTTCTATGGCAGTATATTCAAATATGGAGATTTGCCATGTCATAGAAACCACAGATTTGCCACAAACAGTTGTGAGTCCTCgcacatttttcatttcttatgaTATCATGGTATTCATCTCAGTGTTTTAATATCTGCTCTGCTATACTGCCAAACCTTTCACCTCATAACATTTAGTTAGACCTCGGATATGGTCACGTGACTTTGATGGCGCAATGTTAAACTTCCAACATCTGACTATAACTTGAATCAGGTGCTCAGATATTTGTAAGAAATGTCCCGATTTTTCAAATCAAATTGGTTCTCAtggaaaaatgtaaaaatttggTCTCATTCTTGGTTCTTTCGCCTTTTACCGAGGTTTCAAAACCAGTGCCATAGAAACAAAGCTTTGTTCTAATTCTGGCATTTTCTTGCAACAGCAGTCTAGGTTCTTAAACATATTATTGCCCAAGAACCGTGTTTGGGTTTGGGTTTCTTTAGGCAGTCAGATATGCTTTAAAGTCGCTTTCTAGAAGAGGTATGCTTAATATCAGTATCATTTTATAGTTGCTCATGTCATAAATGACTAAGTAACATGCAAGGCAGGTATGTGTTTTGCTCTTACAAATGTGGCATTCACAGATTTCTATGTCATTCACAGGGCTAAAAAACCTTCACCTTCACAGCAAAAATGAGTTTTGTGAATGAGATGtcacaatttcaaattttgtgagtTCATTCCTTGTTTTCTATTTCTTAATATACAGTATGATTCTATAAGTATGACAGCATTTGAAGCCCTGATAGGTTCTTTGTGCTGAAGTGATATGTCCCAGTATTCTTGAAAATCATTCTGCATTTTTGGTCTTTCAGTCACCTAAATTTGAGTTTGTTCAGTTTGAATTCATAGTTTACTTGACCCAAGAATGTACATATTTGATTTAGTATGCTCATTCCTACTTGTTCATTCAAAACAGGCAATTTTATGAACAAAACCTGTATTCTACTTTGGTCAAAGAAAAATTTTCCCTCTTTGATTGCAGTTTCCCATTATTGATATTTATGCGAAatagaacaaaaaatattacttttattcATTCAACTGTGCAATATATGACCATCTCTCGCCGATGGTTTGTCATTCAATAAGTCGTTTTCTGTGCAAATTCCATTTCCTTTTTTCGAAGAGGAACAGACTGCCTTTCGTCTGTTCTATGTGCAATGTCGGAtagttttgtagtctttctcaGCGACAGGATCATTTTCCCCATCACATGAATTTACAAAAAACTTGACATAATTATATGCCATCGAGTCCTTCCTATTAATATATTCTTTATGCATACATTCACTGTGTACAGTCTCTTTAAGATGGgtttcaaaaaatttcaaacCTTTTTGCCTGtttgtgtttgtctgttttttgtcaAACCTAATTTAGAGAATATCTCATTCTTGTGTCATTTTGTTCTTCCACCTGAGGCTTCTTCTGTGTGATGTCTTAgtatgtgaaatgaaaaaatatcatttctaGGAAATTTAGTTAGAAGATTGACTATGTATTATTTCATGATCACAAGAGATGTTTAAAATCATGACAATCtctgaagaaaataaacttcagatatgataaaataaaaaaaaaattatgcagctgtgtcaagttctttttTCTGATGTACAGGACAAAATTTTGGCCTCTGGCTTCAGGTTTATCGTCAGCTGTACAATATTACTGACAATTGCACAGATGCAAACCTAGCCCCTTCCCCAAAGCTTTTCCTTGAAAGATCATCAGTTGTGCCCTCAAATAAGCTCGAATGTCAATTAATGGTCACTTATGATTAGAGTATTAgagacaggcgcgtagccaagggggggggggggcgcgaaggGGCACCCGCCCTcctttgagcatatttttttatgatatcgctagtaatttcaaaaatagaaaatgcttagatgcaacttacaaggcctgggaagtgtcatttccaactatgtgggaggcattttcagccaaaattttcttgtgcgcttcgcgccaaccaatggtggcactacgcttagtttgcctacaggcttggcccctcccttggcaatttcCTCGCTATGCGCCTGATTAAAGAGTAATTTTGCAACCATTCTAAAGACATGTTTCTCACTAAGAGTGCCCTCCTCAATGACTGGAAATAATTATGAGTGAAGATTgacaggaaagtacttttggaaGGTTTCAGCAACTTTTAAGATCCAAAAATGGGAAGCCATaaccatttttatttgaaagaatagcaatggaaatatatatatttgttcatgACAGTAACCTTTGACATTGCACCCAGCCTCATATATCACCAAATGGTTCTCATAC carries:
- the LOC139962100 gene encoding TBC1 domain family member 30-like — encoded protein: MPTQVIKMENDLTDGFADVSQDENSDIEDTISLTSSTKGEGEVSGTCESGNVSENGSEETEISLDSESTSNIGDNTVDNVSLGLQSVTNDNSLGLSLTNNNSTNNRTNVTVNKQSSPGQHKHRTKKAGIRIQLSKKDGLDSTSTLDGLLCEIYDRCHPVGISRLSGSADSDGFTEYSSNSEGTYLSSKGDSFQEKTRIPRAILQAKGNTELVEMIKDLRHGVSVYSGRLVKQLKRRDHNRARLQKNQDVLTAILQAVSQKRREDAQLRFSIEPHPGKKSFRQWYDALRSMARLPFGIPPEFRRKMWLSLADWHIKRLKVDWQKTVRTAFNDRTNPDDDKLGSQIVKDLHRTGCSAFCGLGAEDDRVVLKRVLLAYARWNKSVGYCQGFNVIAALILQVMDRIEDDAFKVMIFLIDHVLPDNYFSNNLRALSVDMAVFRELLHFKMPLLADHLDKLQKAANDSESGSYEPPLTNVFTMQWFLTLFATCLPNSLVLRVWDTLFLEGSEILLRTALAIWLKLEKRLMHVQSADEFYSRMGNLTNKMLRGQTLDEDDLIQTIYSMAPFPFPHLNEIREKYMFSITPFSPLGSLEKSEKEVEPSMVKKDKGRQSDDEVDFDEDDLQAMTCFTGFFPMPISPQRARIEMGDRSNSCNDITSVSPGAFGMTPDDLSSQQSAAMLERMNLDIQSLKKQYWRIQRKQMRAHVVYAPGSKSQARTPASGSKQRKKKKKTPVAAAAIDSPAVINHLLIGKHGLGDKNAKVTLGPQIAPPQIQNYDHEEKKHNRTHINVKPNVTKTPKSFNGQRTPKQTTKLSPAEVHETSWMQPPTKDRSVAGRGGQQGEKESSLEQEKNWPPPSKDQLVLAERGHDFSGDQKRNTTRKGNQKHGKERKKASSAKDWEDIDLSGSDSDSNAPDLIDFGDRRRRDDSRRVQRSLSEKGPSLEGAIVHPEIDDSQRNSSRDGESATPSSVANSFADSPELRQDRISSISEIEEEGGKRTVSELTTEFNFAFEAFKPETPKATESLAPSLENGHCVGSKKPWLVKSSNCDPNHEPSSQHLAMHSGRLRSSSSVSTDSHSPTTPTSEVFNPFPVRKLKSNEESMKRKAKLGLLHVN